Proteins from one Microbacterium sufflavum genomic window:
- a CDS encoding metal-sensitive transcriptional regulator yields MIEDIKKRALHRTSILEGQMRGVARMIENEEYCMDIITQSRAIQRSLESLNRLLLENHLRTHVTHMFEEGGEERDKAVLELLKAFDFDSK; encoded by the coding sequence GTGATCGAAGACATCAAGAAGCGCGCCCTGCATCGCACGAGCATCCTCGAGGGTCAGATGCGCGGCGTCGCGCGGATGATCGAGAACGAGGAGTACTGCATGGACATCATCACGCAGTCCCGGGCGATCCAGCGCTCCCTCGAGTCTCTCAACCGCTTGCTGCTCGAGAACCACCTGCGCACGCACGTGACCCACATGTTCGAGGAGGGCGGCGAGGAGCGCGACAAGGCCGTCCTGGAACTGCTCAAGGCGTTCGACTTCGACTCCAAGTAG